The Tissierellales bacterium genome includes the window CTAGGAGCTCATCCTGGCTTTAATTGTCCATTATTAACTGACGAATCAATAAACGACTATTACTTTGAATTTGAAAAAATTGAAACAGCTTATCAGCAAATTTTAGATTCAAAATTAGGTCTATTTACGGGAAATTCTATTCCTTTTTTCAAAAACAATAATATTCTAGATATATCAAATGATTTATTTAAAAATGATGCTCTAGTATTCAAAAATTTAGATTCCAAATATATAGCATTGAAAAGCAGAAAAAGTACAAAATCAATAGTTCTTGATTTTGATGGTTTTCCATGTGTTGGTCTTTGGTCTAAGCCTGAAGGTGCACCATTTGTGTGCATAGAACCTTGGTTTGGCCATGCAGACTACGTTGACTTTGAAGACGATTTCAGCAAGAAAGCTGGCATTTTAGAACTTCCTATCGGCGAAACTTTTGATTGTAACTATTCAATAACTATAAATCAATAAACTATCTTAGCTCAATTATATTTTATCAATTTATAATAAATAAAAAGCTGTAATAAAATAGATTTACCAATCTACTTTATTACAGCTCTTTTTAAATTATTTACAATTGCAATTTCCATTCGATTGACTATACGGACAACCAATGCATTTTGCACCTTTTTTCTTTTCTATGATGATTTTTACAGTTGCTAGGGCCACTATCGCTAATATAACTACTCCAACAATTACGTTTCCCATACTATCATCTCCTATGCACTCTTAATTTTTCTAGTACCATTTTTAGCTGCTGCTTTTTTATCGCCTTGTTTTACCAAATGCACCACAAATCCTATCATCAATGTTACAGCTACAAGACCCGGTACAAAACCTGTTCCTACACCCCCTGTAGTGATCAATGAACCAATTTGATAAATAAAGAATGCTACTGTATATCCCATTCCAAATTGGAATGCAATACCACTCCAAAGCCATTTCTTATTTTCCATTTCAGCATTCATAGCACCAATAGCTGCAAAGCAAGGTGGAGTAAATAAGTTAAATGTCAAATATGCTAATGCTACAACTGAACTAATACCCATAATTTGAGCTACATTTTCGCTACCTGAAACCAATGCAAGTTCATCTGTATCTATAAAATTTGTTATTGAGTAAACTACTGCAAGAGTTCCTACAACATTCTCTTTCGCAATAAAACCAGTGATTGCTGCGGCTGCCAATTGCCATACTCCAAATCCTAATGGAATCAACAATACTGCAAATGGTGATGCGATACTTGCTAAAATACTTGTATTTTCAGCTCCCTCTGCAACTACTTCAAAAGACCAGTTAAATGTTTGCATAATTTGAACTGCTGCATTACAAAGAAGTATTATAGTACTTGCTTTTATAATAAATGCTTTTGCTCTAGAAAGCATCGAAATAGTAGCCTTCTTGATGCTTGGTATTTTATACTCAGGTAATTCCATTATGAAAAATGATCTAGCACCTTTTTCTCCAGTAATTCTAACTATAAGCAATGCTCCTGCTATAATTATCGCTATACCCATGAAATACATTGTAGTTCCAACCCATGCTGCATCATCGAAGAATACTCCTGCAAAAAGTGCAATTACAGGTAATTTCGCTCCACACGGCATAAATGGTGTAAGCATAGCGGTTGTTCTTCTCTGTCTCTCGTTCTTAATAGTTCTAGTAGCCATAACTCCAGGAATTGCACAACCAATACCTATAATCATAGGTATAATAGACTTTCCAGATAAACCAACTTTTTTGAAAAATCTATCCATTACAACAGCCACACGAGCCATGTATCCGCAATCCTCTAATAAAGCTAAAAGGAAGAACAACACCATTATTAGAGGTAAAAATCCTACAACTGCACCAACGCCACCAATTATACCATCTAATAATATAGCTCTAAGAATCGGTGAAACACCGTCTCCCATTGCACCCTCTACTGCACCATATAAAGCATCTATCCATCCACCTAATACTTCTGCTATATAAGGTCCTACATGTGTCTGTGATATAGAAAATACCGCCCACATTATAAGCGCAAAAATCGGCAATCCTAACCACTTATGTGCCACTATTCTATCTACAGCATCCTGCTTAGTCTGCTTATTCACATCTAGTTTTTTATTTTCAACTTTAGATACAATATCTTTTACAAATTCAAATCTTTTTCTGTCAAACACCTCAACAGATTTTTTATCGTTTTTATTAAGTCCTTTAGCTTCAAATGGAGCTCTCTGAACTTGTCCACGAACTCCAGCAACAGCAGCTATTAGTTTTTCCAAACCATTATTTGTACTTTTAGCTGCTGAAGTCTCAACAACTGGACAACCTAATTTTTTCGAAAGTGCATTTGTATCTATCTCAGTTTGTTTTTTCTGATTGATATCAATCTTGTTCAGCGCTACAACCACTGGTATATTTAACTCTAGCAATTGTGTTGTAAAAAATAAACTTCTACTCAAATTTGTAGCATCTACAATATTGATTATTACATCAGGATTTTCATTATTAACAAACTCACTTGTAATACTTTCTTCCGATGTAAATGGAGACATCGAATATGCTCCAGGAAGGTCTACTGCTGTAATTTCACGACCAGTTTTATTAAGGCTTTTCTTGATATCCCCTTCCTTTTTATCAATAGTTACTCCTGCCCAGTTACCCACACGCTCAATTTTTCCCGTAATAGCGTTAAACAAGGTTGTCTTACCACTATTCGGATTACCCGTAAGTGCTACTTTCATAAATAATCTCCTCCACTTTATATAAATTATTAGCCGAGGTTAACTTTTTTGATAAAAAAATAAAATGATAATAGCAATACATTCTTAAGTTAACCACTCTAATTAAAATCTATAATAATTATCAATACCCATGTTAGCCACAGCTAACATTTTCAGCATAAAAAAACGCAAGATTTGCCAAATGAATTTGGCAAATTTGCTAATATAAAATTATATAATTATAGCTCTTGCTAATTCTGTATCTATACTATACCTAGCATCTTTCACTGTGACCACGTAATTATCTGCTAATATAGATATCAATGTAATCTCTTCACCTTCATAGCAACCAAGCGTAAATAAGAAATCTTTTAATTCCTCATCGCCAGTTTCAATAGACCTAATAGTATATTGTCTATCAACATCTGCTTGAGTCAAATCATTGGCACCCACATGCTGTGATTCAGTCTGATAATTACCACCTACTACCATTTTTTGTTCTAAAATATTTTCCATGTTTACGCCTCCAACTCATTTTCGATACCTACATCAATATTTTGCTTCACAAGATATTCCTCTATAGCTTCTATCATTTCATCTGAGATAACATGCTCTATCTTACAAGCATTTTTCTCAGCTTCAACCTTCTTTAGCTTTAGAGAATCCTCCAAAAATAATGTTATTAGTCGATGATTTTTGTATATACGTTTTGAAACACTGCGCCCCTCACTCGTAAGTGTTATTGTTCCATAATGTTCCTTAACTATCAATCCCTTTTCTTTTAGGTATTTCATAGCTTTAGACACACTCGGTTTTGTAACACCAAGCCTTTTAGCTATTTCTGCCCCGTGGGCATGTCCATGTTCTTTCTCGAGTATATATATCGTTTCTAAATACATTTCAACTGATTCATTATTTACCATCAAACCACTCCATAGCATCAATTTGAGTAAATCTTTCAAACTGACAATTTCATTTTATACCAATTGATAAGTTTTGTCAATTGGTAATTAGTATTTATTTCAATTAGTAATAATACTCATTATACTATTTTTTCAAAAACTCATTTAGTTCTTCAAGTTTCATTCTCATTTGTTCATATCCTATTTCGTAACATCTTTCTAGTTTTTCTATATTACGCTCAGCTCTTTTAACCTTCAATGCTTCATTTGGCCTTATGACAAGTGCTTTACCTTCTAGCTCTAATCGCTCGATATATTCAAGTGTTTCATTATAAAATACATGTCTGCTCTCGATAGCTTTTACCAACTTAGGATAATCTCTATACAATTTTCTAGCCATAAACATTCCTTTTGTCAACTTTTTTCTATAGCCACTTGGCTGAGTCAGTATAATTACTAATTTTTCATTTCCATCACTTAATGCTTTTTTCACTGGAATAGAATCACTTATTCCACCATCTAAGAGCTCCTTGCCTTTGTACTTTACAACATTAGAAATAAGTGGCAAACTGCTCGATGCTCTCAAAAGTTTATTTTCCTTATCTATCTCCTTATTATCGTAGTAAACTGCTTGTCCACTACTGCAATCAGTCGTAACTACAACAAATTTTTGGCTGGATTCCATATATGTTTTGTAATCAAATGGAACCAGTTCATTTGGTATTTCATTGAATATAAAATCCATGCCAAATAAAGTTTCTTTCTTGAAAAGCCTTCTATAGCTTATATACCTTTTATCATGTAAGTAGTCCAATGTAGCCCGCTTTGTTCTTCCTATTTGCCTCGATATATAAGAAGCTCCATTACAAGCTCCCATTGAAACTCCTATAACATACGGTATGTATATATCATTTTCCATAAGGCTATCGAGTACACCTGCTGTATAAATCCCTCTAAGTCCTCCACCTTCTATAACCAACCCTATTTTACTCATAACTAATCATCGTCCTCTCTTTTACGATATTATTAGAATATCATATTTTTTTTAGAGACTGCAATTATTTTATCTACAAAAAAGGAACCTATAGCATCTAGCCTAGGTTCCCTAAAATTTCTTCTATTTGTTCTTCATTTCCCAACCAAAATGATCAGTATGAAGTAAATTATGTGCTTTGTGTGAAAGTGGTTTTTCAAAATACTCTTCATACATTTTAGCTATATTTGGATTTTCATGAGAGAATCTAAGCTCTGCATTCTTATCCAAGCTATAAAGTATTTCGCCTCTTTCTCCAGCTAATTCACAGCCTTCATGTATTGGCTGACCGCCACCACCAGCACAGCCACCAGGACAAGCCATTATTTCAACAAAGTCATACTCAACTTCGCCTCTATCAATAGCGTCCATAAGTTTTCTAGTATTTCCTAGTCCACTTGCTATAGCTATTCTTACTTCTGTATCTTCTATTTTAAAGCTAGCTTCTTTCCAGCCTTCTAATCCTCTTACCTTAGCAAACGCATCAGCATCAGGATTTTGACCAGTTACCAAGAAGTAAGCACTTCTTAGAGCTGCTTCCATAACTCCACCTGTCGCTCCAAATATAACGCCTGCACCTGTTGATACCCCAAGTGGTGAATCAAAGTTTTGCTCTTCTAATGCTTCTAAGTCTAAATGCTGAGTTCTTACCATTCTTACAAACTCTCGTGTAGTAATAGATATATCAACATCTCTATCCGCACCTGTATCGTTTATATTTGGAACCGCACACTCTTCTTTCTTAGCAAGACATGGCATAACTGACAAGCAGAATATCTTGTCTGGAGATACTCCTAATTTTTCAGCAAAGTAACTTTTAGTAACCGCACCAAACATCTGCTGTGGTGATTTTGCACTTGAAAGCTGACCTACCATATGTGGATATTGAGTTTTTATAAATCTAACCCATCCTGGACAGCAAGATGTAAACATAGGAAGTTTCTTTTCTCTAAGTTCTGGAAGTCTTTGTAAAAACTCACTTCCCTCTTCCATTATTGTAAGATCTGCTGAAAAGTTTGTGTCAAATACATAATCAAATCCTATTTTCTTCATAGCTGCAACCATTTTTTCTGGAGTTGCTTGCTCTTTTGTAAGTCCTAGAGTCTCTCCCCACGCAGTACGAACTGCTGGTGCAACTTGAAGTACTGTAATAGTATCTGGATCTGCTAACGCTTCATAAACTACATCAGTATCGTCTCTTTCTCTAAGTGCTCCTACTGGGCAATGAGTTATACATTGACCACATGCAGCACATTCAGTATTCTCTATCTTTCTATTGTATGAAACGTCAACTGTAGTTCTAGAACCAGTTCCCGCTACATCCCAGATATTAAGAGTTTGAACTTTATCACAAATTTGAACACATCTCATACATTTTATACATTTAGATGCATCTCTTATAAGTGAAAAGTTTTTATTCCATTTATTTCTCTCTGGTTTCTTAACATATGGCATATCTAATATTCCTAAATCATTCGCCAATGTTTGTAGTGTACAATTACCACTTCTTACACAAGTCGTACAATCACAACTATGCTGAGATAAAATAAGTTGTACATTAGTCTTTCTACCTTCTAATACTTTTGGGCTATTTGTATAAACTACCATTCCCTCTTCAACTGGAGTATTACATGAAGTAGCTAATTTTTCAGTACCTTCAATCTCAACTAAACAAACTCTACATGCTCCAATCTCATTTATTCCTTCTAAGTAGCAAAGTGTTGGTATATTTACTCCGACTTTCTTTGCCGCTGCTTTTATACTCATTCCAGCAGGAACTTCAACCGTGATATTATCTATAGTTAATTTTACCATTTGTCACATCTACCTCCCTTAAACACGCCATATCCAAAATGATCACAGCGTAGGCATCTGTTAGACTCTTGAAGAGCTTCCTCTTCTGTCATACAATGCTCCATTAAATCAAAATCATTCTTTCTCTCCTCTGCTGGACGCTCTTTCATATTAACTCGTCCACAAGGTTTGCTGTCTTTTAATTTTACAGGAGGTATTTCAACATCTACTGTAATTTCATGGTGATATCCTAAATACTCGTCTATATTTGCTGCAACAACTTTACCCGCTGCTATAGCTCTTATAAGTGTAGCTGGACCTGTTACACAGTCTCCACCAGCAAATACTCCATCTACTCCTTCAAAATCACTTGTACTAGCCGCAGCTATTACTCCTCTATTTGTAGGAATTCCATGAGCTTCAAATTGCTCAGTTGCAATTTTTTGACCAATAGCTACTACAACGATGTCACATGGAATCATCTCTTCTTCCATATTTGCTTTCATCGGACGTGGACGACCTGAACCGTCTACCTCTCCAACTACTTGTTGCTGTACCCAAAGACCTTTTACATTGCCTTCAGCATCTTTTTCTATTCTTATAGGTGCTACAAGTGGTGTGATTTCACATCCTTCTGCAATAGCCCCTTCAACTTCTTCTCCAAGCGCTGTCATATCTGTAACTCGACGTCTATAAACACAAGTAACGCTCTCTGCACCAAGACGCTTAGAACTTCTTGTACAGTCCATAGCAACGTTTCCGCCACCAATAACTACTACTTTTTTGTCTTTAAATTCAGGCATATTTCCAAGACCTATAGAACGAAGCATCTCAACTGCAGATATAACGCCTCTAGCATCTTCTCCATCTATACCTAATTTCTTATCAACTTGTGCACCAATTGCAACATGTACACAGTCAAAGTCTTCTCTTAATTTTTTAAGATCGATGTCTTTACCAATCTCAACACCTGTATGAACTTCAATACCTGTTGATAGCATAGCATCTATATCTTCTTGTAGCCTTTCTCTAGGTAAACGATAACTTGGAATACCATATCTAAGCATTCCACCTAATTCTGGTTGCTTTTCATAAATAGTAACCGCATGTCCCATAAGTGATAAATAGTATGCTGCACATAGTCCTCCTGGACCACCACCTATAATAGCAACTTTTTTACCTGTTGATTCGTTACATTCTGGTACTGGTACTACTCCAGCGTGATCTACTGCATATCTCTTTATTCCTCTAATATTTACTGCATCATCTACCATATTTCTACGGCATCTAGCTTCACAAGGATGTTCACAAACCATAGCACAAGCTACTGGGAATGGATTATCCTTTCTAATTAAACGAACTGCATCTGCATTTCGTCCTTCTGCAACAAGAGCTACATATCCTGGAATATCTACTCCAGCTGGACAAAGTGCAACACATGGAACCGGTTGACTCAAACTACATAAGCAACGCTGATTCTGAATGTGCTCTATGTAATCATCTCTAAATCCAATTACTCCTCTTAATACCATATTAGCAGCTTCATAACCAATTGCACAATCTGCTGAGTTTTTAATAACTCTTGCAGTTTTTTCAATTAAATCCAAAGTCTCTAAATCTGCTCTTCCTTCTAATACATCGTCAATTAACTCTGATAATTGACCTAGCCCAACTCTACATGGCACGCATTTACCACAAGTTTGTGCGTGACACAATTTCAAAAACGCTGCTGACATGTCTACAGGACACAACCCTGGTGGACTTGCCACAATTCTTCGTTCTACATCATGATAAAGCCCCTCAACTACCATTTGAGCTTCATTTGGTGTAATGATGTTCAATCTGCTCATGAATACT containing:
- a CDS encoding FeoB-associated Cys-rich membrane protein gives rise to the protein MGNVIVGVVILAIVALATVKIIIEKKKGAKCIGCPYSQSNGNCNCK
- a CDS encoding metal-dependent transcriptional regulator — encoded protein: MVNNESVEMYLETIYILEKEHGHAHGAEIAKRLGVTKPSVSKAMKYLKEKGLIVKEHYGTITLTSEGRSVSKRIYKNHRLITLFLEDSLKLKKVEAEKNACKIEHVISDEMIEAIEEYLVKQNIDVGIENELEA
- a CDS encoding NAD(P)-binding protein, translated to MSRLNIITPNEAQMVVEGLYHDVERRIVASPPGLCPVDMSAAFLKLCHAQTCGKCVPCRVGLGQLSELIDDVLEGRADLETLDLIEKTARVIKNSADCAIGYEAANMVLRGVIGFRDDYIEHIQNQRCLCSLSQPVPCVALCPAGVDIPGYVALVAEGRNADAVRLIRKDNPFPVACAMVCEHPCEARCRRNMVDDAVNIRGIKRYAVDHAGVVPVPECNESTGKKVAIIGGGPGGLCAAYYLSLMGHAVTIYEKQPELGGMLRYGIPSYRLPRERLQEDIDAMLSTGIEVHTGVEIGKDIDLKKLREDFDCVHVAIGAQVDKKLGIDGEDARGVISAVEMLRSIGLGNMPEFKDKKVVVIGGGNVAMDCTRSSKRLGAESVTCVYRRRVTDMTALGEEVEGAIAEGCEITPLVAPIRIEKDAEGNVKGLWVQQQVVGEVDGSGRPRPMKANMEEEMIPCDIVVVAIGQKIATEQFEAHGIPTNRGVIAAASTSDFEGVDGVFAGGDCVTGPATLIRAIAAGKVVAANIDEYLGYHHEITVDVEIPPVKLKDSKPCGRVNMKERPAEERKNDFDLMEHCMTEEEALQESNRCLRCDHFGYGVFKGGRCDKW
- a CDS encoding ferrous iron transport protein A, with amino-acid sequence MENILEQKMVVGGNYQTESQHVGANDLTQADVDRQYTIRSIETGDEELKDFLFTLGCYEGEEITLISILADNYVVTVKDARYSIDTELARAIII
- a CDS encoding ferrous iron transporter B, which translates into the protein MKVALTGNPNSGKTTLFNAITGKIERVGNWAGVTIDKKEGDIKKSLNKTGREITAVDLPGAYSMSPFTSEESITSEFVNNENPDVIINIVDATNLSRSLFFTTQLLELNIPVVVALNKIDINQKKQTEIDTNALSKKLGCPVVETSAAKSTNNGLEKLIAAVAGVRGQVQRAPFEAKGLNKNDKKSVEVFDRKRFEFVKDIVSKVENKKLDVNKQTKQDAVDRIVAHKWLGLPIFALIMWAVFSISQTHVGPYIAEVLGGWIDALYGAVEGAMGDGVSPILRAILLDGIIGGVGAVVGFLPLIMVLFFLLALLEDCGYMARVAVVMDRFFKKVGLSGKSIIPMIIGIGCAIPGVMATRTIKNERQRRTTAMLTPFMPCGAKLPVIALFAGVFFDDAAWVGTTMYFMGIAIIIAGALLIVRITGEKGARSFFIMELPEYKIPSIKKATISMLSRAKAFIIKASTIILLCNAAVQIMQTFNWSFEVVAEGAENTSILASIASPFAVLLIPLGFGVWQLAAAAITGFIAKENVVGTLAVVYSITNFIDTDELALVSGSENVAQIMGISSVVALAYLTFNLFTPPCFAAIGAMNAEMENKKWLWSGIAFQFGMGYTVAFFIYQIGSLITTGGVGTGFVPGLVAVTLMIGFVVHLVKQGDKKAAAKNGTRKIKSA
- a CDS encoding aldose 1-epimerase family protein, translated to MMSTLSNNLLKIQISTHGAELNSILGLNDNLEYLWNADENYWKRHAPILFPIVGKLNNNTYRVNQKNYTLTQHGFARDSEFKIYSKENNSITYILSSSINSLKVYPYEFDLYVSYTLIKNKIEIKYSVKNKDSKKIYFSLGAHPGFNCPLLTDESINDYYFEFEKIETAYQQILDSKLGLFTGNSIPFFKNNNILDISNDLFKNDALVFKNLDSKYIALKSRKSTKSIVLDFDGFPCVGLWSKPEGAPFVCIEPWFGHADYVDFEDDFSKKAGILELPIGETFDCNYSITINQ
- a CDS encoding NADH-dependent [FeFe] hydrogenase, group A6 translates to MVKLTIDNITVEVPAGMSIKAAAKKVGVNIPTLCYLEGINEIGACRVCLVEIEGTEKLATSCNTPVEEGMVVYTNSPKVLEGRKTNVQLILSQHSCDCTTCVRSGNCTLQTLANDLGILDMPYVKKPERNKWNKNFSLIRDASKCIKCMRCVQICDKVQTLNIWDVAGTGSRTTVDVSYNRKIENTECAACGQCITHCPVGALRERDDTDVVYEALADPDTITVLQVAPAVRTAWGETLGLTKEQATPEKMVAAMKKIGFDYVFDTNFSADLTIMEEGSEFLQRLPELREKKLPMFTSCCPGWVRFIKTQYPHMVGQLSSAKSPQQMFGAVTKSYFAEKLGVSPDKIFCLSVMPCLAKKEECAVPNINDTGADRDVDISITTREFVRMVRTQHLDLEALEEQNFDSPLGVSTGAGVIFGATGGVMEAALRSAYFLVTGQNPDADAFAKVRGLEGWKEASFKIEDTEVRIAIASGLGNTRKLMDAIDRGEVEYDFVEIMACPGGCAGGGGQPIHEGCELAGERGEILYSLDKNAELRFSHENPNIAKMYEEYFEKPLSHKAHNLLHTDHFGWEMKNK
- a CDS encoding patatin family protein produces the protein MSKIGLVIEGGGLRGIYTAGVLDSLMENDIYIPYVIGVSMGACNGASYISRQIGRTKRATLDYLHDKRYISYRRLFKKETLFGMDFIFNEIPNELVPFDYKTYMESSQKFVVVTTDCSSGQAVYYDNKEIDKENKLLRASSSLPLISNVVKYKGKELLDGGISDSIPVKKALSDGNEKLVIILTQPSGYRKKLTKGMFMARKLYRDYPKLVKAIESRHVFYNETLEYIERLELEGKALVIRPNEALKVKRAERNIEKLERCYEIGYEQMRMKLEELNEFLKK